A DNA window from Massilia putida contains the following coding sequences:
- the zwf gene encoding glucose-6-phosphate dehydrogenase — protein MQTHSTEADNGLPLDMIIFGGMGDLAMRKLLPALYMAFLHGNLAPTTRILSTGRQDFDREAYLAHIEANSRSFIAASNFNEKTWDGFLKLLEYVRLDVQAASDFSALARASRAGAQRVFYLSTAPSLFTTICDKLAASNLVDAHARVVLEKPLGTDLASAIAINEDVGRHFAESQIYRIDHYLGKETVQNLMVLRFGNSILEPLWRAPNISSVQITVAEEVGVGSRAGFYDGAGAMRDMVQNHLLQLLCIVAMEPPTSLSPDAVRDEKLKVLRSLRRMTLADIARDTIRGQYIRGVSGNQEVPGYHEEKNVPQDSKTETFVALRAFIDTWRWSKVPFYLRTGKRMARRSSKIVVEFANPPFPLFPQTAGAIANRLVIELQPEEAIKLQIMAKQPGSGMEMQQVALNLDLQSAFQQRRAEAYERLLIDVVRGRLTHFMRRDELEAAWEWADPIIAGWQTLDEKPHPYAAGSWGPAESFALLARDGHSWVE, from the coding sequence ATGCAGACCCACTCGACAGAAGCAGACAACGGCCTCCCCCTCGACATGATCATCTTCGGCGGCATGGGCGACCTTGCGATGCGCAAGCTCCTGCCGGCCCTGTATATGGCCTTCCTGCACGGCAATCTGGCGCCGACGACGCGCATCCTGTCCACCGGGCGCCAGGACTTCGACCGCGAAGCCTATCTCGCCCACATCGAGGCGAATTCGCGCTCGTTCATCGCCGCCAGCAATTTCAACGAGAAGACCTGGGACGGCTTCCTCAAACTGCTCGAGTACGTGCGCCTGGACGTGCAGGCCGCGTCCGATTTCTCCGCGCTGGCCCGCGCCTCGCGCGCCGGCGCCCAGCGCGTGTTCTACCTGTCGACGGCACCTTCGCTGTTCACCACCATCTGCGACAAGCTGGCCGCGAGCAACCTCGTCGACGCCCATGCCCGCGTCGTGCTGGAAAAGCCCCTCGGCACGGACCTCGCGTCCGCGATCGCCATCAACGAAGACGTCGGCCGCCACTTCGCCGAATCGCAGATCTACCGCATCGACCACTACCTGGGCAAGGAAACCGTGCAGAACCTGATGGTGCTGCGCTTCGGTAACTCGATCCTGGAACCGCTGTGGCGCGCGCCGAACATTTCCAGCGTGCAGATCACCGTCGCCGAGGAAGTCGGTGTCGGCAGCCGCGCCGGCTTCTACGACGGCGCCGGCGCGATGCGCGACATGGTCCAGAACCACTTGCTGCAGCTGCTGTGCATCGTCGCGATGGAACCGCCGACGTCGCTGTCGCCGGACGCCGTGCGCGACGAAAAACTGAAAGTGCTGCGCTCGCTGCGCCGCATGACCCTGGCCGACATCGCGCGCGACACGATCCGCGGCCAGTACATCCGCGGCGTCTCCGGCAACCAGGAAGTGCCCGGCTACCACGAAGAGAAGAACGTCCCGCAGGACAGCAAGACGGAAACCTTCGTCGCCCTGCGCGCCTTCATCGACACGTGGCGCTGGTCCAAGGTCCCGTTCTACCTGCGTACCGGCAAGCGCATGGCGCGCCGCTCGTCGAAGATCGTCGTCGAGTTCGCGAATCCGCCGTTCCCGCTGTTCCCCCAGACGGCCGGCGCCATCGCCAACCGCCTCGTCATCGAACTGCAGCCGGAAGAAGCGATCAAGCTGCAGATCATGGCCAAGCAGCCCGGCAGCGGTATGGAGATGCAGCAGGTCGCGCTGAACCTCGACCTGCAATCCGCGTTCCAGCAGCGCCGCGCCGAAGCGTATGAACGCCTCCTGATCGACGTCGTGCGCGGCCGCCTGACCCACTTCATGCGCCGCGACGAACTGGAAGCCGCGTGGGAATGGGCCGATCCGATCATCGCGGGCTGGCAGACGCTGGACGAGAAGCCGCATCCGTACGCGGCCGGCTCGTGGGGTCCGGCCGAGTCGTTCGCGCTGCTCGCGCGCGACGGCCACAGCTGGGTCGAGTAA
- the pcaF gene encoding 3-oxoadipyl-CoA thiolase — protein MTDAFIVDAIRTPIGRYGGALKDVRADDLGAIPIRELMRRNPDVDWSDIDDVIYGCANQAGEDNRNVARMSALLAGLPQEVPGSTVNRLCGSGLDAVGIAARAIKSGEARLMIAGGVESMTRAPFVMGKAESAFSRNANIYDTTIGWRFPNPLMHKLYGTDAMPATAENVADDYKISRADQDAFALASQAKAARAQHDGTYEAEIVPVLIPQKKGDPVRFAKDEHPRETSLEALAKLKPVVRADGTVTAGNASGVNDGACALLLANAEAASQYGLTPRARIIGMATAGVPPRVMGIGPAPAVQKLLRQTGMTLDQFDVIELNEAFASQGLAVLRLLGIADNDPRVNPNGGAIALGHPLGMSGARLVTAATYQLQRTGGRFALCTMCIGVGQGIAVAIERV, from the coding sequence CACCCCCATCGGCCGCTACGGCGGCGCGCTGAAGGACGTGCGCGCGGACGACCTGGGCGCCATCCCCATCCGCGAACTCATGCGCCGCAACCCGGACGTCGACTGGTCCGACATCGACGACGTCATCTACGGCTGCGCGAACCAGGCCGGCGAGGACAACCGCAACGTCGCGCGCATGTCGGCGCTGCTGGCCGGCCTGCCGCAAGAGGTGCCGGGGTCCACCGTCAACCGCCTGTGCGGCTCGGGCCTGGACGCGGTGGGCATCGCCGCGCGCGCCATCAAGAGCGGCGAGGCGCGCCTGATGATCGCGGGCGGCGTCGAATCGATGACGCGCGCGCCGTTCGTGATGGGCAAGGCGGAATCCGCGTTCTCCCGTAACGCGAACATCTACGACACGACGATCGGCTGGCGCTTCCCGAACCCGCTGATGCACAAGCTGTACGGCACGGATGCGATGCCGGCGACGGCGGAGAACGTCGCGGACGACTACAAGATCTCGCGGGCCGACCAGGATGCGTTCGCGCTGGCGAGCCAGGCGAAGGCCGCGCGTGCGCAGCACGACGGCACGTACGAAGCCGAGATCGTGCCGGTCTTGATCCCCCAGAAAAAAGGCGATCCGGTCCGGTTCGCGAAGGACGAGCATCCGCGCGAGACGAGCCTGGAAGCGCTGGCGAAGCTGAAACCCGTGGTGCGGGCGGACGGCACGGTCACCGCCGGCAATGCGTCGGGCGTGAACGATGGCGCGTGCGCACTGCTGCTGGCGAACGCCGAGGCGGCGTCGCAATACGGCCTCACGCCGCGCGCCCGCATCATCGGCATGGCGACGGCCGGCGTGCCGCCGCGCGTCATGGGCATCGGCCCGGCGCCCGCCGTGCAGAAGCTGCTGCGCCAGACCGGCATGACCCTGGATCAGTTCGACGTGATCGAGTTGAACGAGGCGTTCGCGTCGCAGGGCCTGGCCGTGCTGCGGCTGCTGGGCATCGCCGACAACGATCCGCGCGTCAATCCGAACGGCGGCGCGATCGCCCTCGGGCATCCGCTCGGAATGAGCGGGGCGCGGCTCGTCACGGCCGCCACGTACCAGTTGCAGCGGACCGGCGGGCGGTTTGCCCTGTGTACCATGTGCATCGGCGTGGGGCAGGGGATCGCGGTGGCGATCGAGCGGGTGTGA
- a CDS encoding alpha/beta fold hydrolase codes for MQASNWNATMGTLGAQALKNMDRSRRARGDMLERAGYGPQQTPSTVLHTEPGLNVRRYGAPADITANGGPAVLIVPAPIKRPYIWDLAPEVSVVRRWLEHGYRVYLAEWVALPDTHDHFGLDDYGDHLLAACRRAIAADGGPDQVVLAGHSLGGILTAIHSCLHPDAVRATILLESPLHFTPASSCFARLIDATPHARPIADTFRQVPGVFLNMMSAMAEPQAFQWERWTDRWLSMTDPKAMVTHMRVERWTHDEFPLPGRLFTEIVESLYRHDAFMQGKLAIGNRTIGPCDLTSPLVSVVDPRSKLIPPDALIPFHDATSSPRKQVLDYEGDVGVNLQHVGVLVGRNAHARIWPRIFDWLDGNDVPAA; via the coding sequence ATGCAGGCAAGCAACTGGAACGCTACGATGGGCACGCTCGGCGCGCAAGCCCTCAAGAATATGGACCGCAGCCGCCGGGCGCGCGGCGACATGCTGGAACGGGCCGGCTACGGCCCGCAGCAGACGCCCTCGACGGTCCTGCACACGGAACCCGGCCTGAACGTGCGCCGCTACGGCGCGCCGGCCGACATTACCGCGAACGGCGGCCCGGCCGTGCTTATCGTGCCGGCGCCCATCAAGCGCCCCTACATCTGGGACCTCGCGCCCGAGGTCAGCGTCGTGCGGCGCTGGCTGGAGCACGGCTACCGGGTCTACCTGGCCGAATGGGTGGCGCTGCCCGACACCCACGACCATTTCGGCCTGGACGACTACGGCGACCACCTGCTGGCCGCCTGCCGCCGCGCCATCGCGGCCGACGGCGGGCCGGACCAGGTCGTCCTCGCCGGCCATTCGCTGGGCGGCATCCTGACCGCCATCCACAGCTGCCTGCACCCGGATGCCGTGCGCGCGACGATCCTGCTGGAATCGCCGCTGCACTTCACGCCGGCGTCGAGCTGCTTCGCGCGCCTGATCGACGCGACGCCGCACGCCCGCCCCATCGCCGACACGTTCCGCCAGGTGCCCGGCGTCTTCCTCAACATGATGAGCGCGATGGCCGAGCCGCAGGCGTTCCAGTGGGAGCGCTGGACCGACCGCTGGCTGTCGATGACGGACCCGAAAGCCATGGTCACGCACATGCGCGTGGAGCGCTGGACGCACGACGAATTCCCGCTGCCCGGCCGGCTGTTCACCGAGATCGTCGAATCGCTGTACCGCCACGACGCCTTCATGCAGGGCAAGCTCGCGATCGGCAACCGCACGATCGGCCCGTGCGACCTGACGTCGCCGCTGGTCTCCGTGGTCGACCCGCGCAGCAAGCTGATTCCGCCTGACGCCCTGATCCCGTTCCACGACGCGACGTCGAGCCCGCGCAAGCAGGTGCTGGACTACGAGGGCGACGTCGGCGTCAACCTGCAGCACGTGGGCGTGCTGGTGGGGCGCAACGCGCATGCGCGCATCTGGCCTCGGATTTTCGATTGGCTGGACGGGAACGACGTCCCCGCCGCGTGA